Genomic window (Lampris incognitus isolate fLamInc1 chromosome 3, fLamInc1.hap2, whole genome shotgun sequence):
GACAGCATTCGTCTTCCATGGTTTAAACTCTCTGGCAGGCTGCAagtaggggggggggcacacatggAAGAGCAGAATGGGGTTGCACCCttataaaaaaacacacacacactagggaatATCATACAGGAAATATACAAAACTATAGGGTTTTGTATATTTCCTATATGATATTTCTATAGCATCCTAAGCGTTTGTTCGTAAGGTAAGAGTATAGACTACTACAAATCTACCATTCCTAAATCTACAATTACTAATCTTTTACAATTGAAACAACACGCATACACACGTATCAGCCTCACTAACATGAAGCTACGCCACACGttaacacacacatactatcCAACCTCCTCAGGAGCTTTGACCGCAAGACTGTCCCAGTCTATCTCCTTGTTCAGTGGATTGTATAAAAAAGCGGGTTTGGACACGGAACCGAAGAGCTCGTCGGGTTTGGGTAAGGGGACAATACTGGAGGCAGAAGTGGCCCCTTGTTGAGGTGACTTGTCACTGTTTCCAACAGCATTTGTACCCGATTTCTGCCCTGGCTTTTTCGTGCCTTTTGCCTCATCGTCGTCACCGCTGTCATTGCTGCCGCTACTATCGCTCAAATCGTCGTAACTCGAAAAGAAACGGAAGGAGTCGGAGTTTTTTTCGTCGGTCATTGTGTTTTCGTTGTTTTTTGTAGTCAATACGTAAACAAAGATAAAGTAAATGCGTTAAATGTGTGACGACGATAGAGCTGCAACTTCTTCGTCTGACGCGATTCTCGTTACTCCATTTTGAATAAGCCTCCAAAACAAACGTAAACCGTTCATGCAGTGTCGTGACGACTGTCGCAAAATTACACGGTACGTCTATGTAGTACCATTTATGTGGGCTTTGAATATGGAAGTTTTTTCGTGTCACAAATCCAtaagaaattatttttttccgCCTGTTATTTGAAGAGTCTAGcttttttattgttgtttgttttttgttttaattgtCGGATTGTGGCACAAAGTGTGCGCACAACTGACGTCCTGCTCCATCGGTGGCCCTACCGGCCTCAGAGTGTCGCTGTTATACTTTTATTTAAGTAAAGATTTTAATCGCCAACGTCGTTGCgccaaacttaaaaaaaatgtaGCGTTTAAGTTTGATTTTACTTTACTATCACATCTTACTTCAAGATTTCTCAGGTTTGTTATGTACAGCAGAAGATCTCGCTGAAAATTAATGAGTGGCACAGTAAGTGAAATAGCTAACTTTAGTAAAATACAACCATGTGTTTTTTCATGTTTGAATCGTACACATGTCTTTTCGTACACCTGATACCTTAAACGGGGGGGAAATGAAAAACTAATGCATTGGGCTTCATGGGTATGCATTTTATTCATGTAGGCCTGACATGATTATGCTCGTTTAAACTAATTTAAGGTGGGTCCACACTCATTGGGAAAAATTcatccagggatgggcaacatgatccgcaggtctttgttccaaccaaggagttacacaccagagtctacaaatcaaggtccttagcaaagactgttggttAACGAAGAgaaccaggtgtgtaactgcttggttggaacaagactgttggttgactattagaaccaggtgtgtaactgcttggttggaacaagactgttggttgactaatagaaccaggtgtgtaactgcttggttggaacaagactgttggttgactaatggaatcaggtgtgtaactgcttggttggaacaagactgttggttgactaatagaatcaggtgtgtaactgcttggttggaacaagactgttggttgactaatggaatcaggtgtgtaactgcttggttggaacaagactgttggttgactaatagaatcaggtgtgtaactgcttggttggaacaagactgttggttgactaatggaatcaggtgtgtaactgcttggttggaacaagactgttggttgactaagagaatcaggtgtgtaactgcttggttggaacaagactgttggttgactaatggaatcaggtgtgtaactgcttggttggaacaagattgTTTGTTGACTaagagaatcaggtgtgtaactgcttggttggaacaa
Coding sequences:
- the c3h1orf52 gene encoding UPF0690 protein C1orf52 homolog isoform X2; protein product: MTDEKNSDSFRFFSSYDDLSDSSGSNDSGDDDEAKGTKKPGQKSGTNAVGNSDKSPQQGATSASSIVPLPKPDELFGSVSKPAFLYNPLNKEIDWDSLAVKAPEEPAREFKPWKTNAVPPPQSYTPEPEKKKGPPPGMDMAIKWSNVYEDNGEDAPQPYTGNARFLPSEEQPSDSDEDTDKAAMSAKKRRVETFQQKEKRKRDLGQATSDKNFVEEEKRILRQQVE